A genomic segment from Heptranchias perlo isolate sHepPer1 chromosome 18, sHepPer1.hap1, whole genome shotgun sequence encodes:
- the tmbim4 gene encoding protein lifeguard 4 has product MDPYPRSSIEDDFNYGSSVASASVDIRMGFLRKVYSILSVQIILTTVMSAVFMYSDTIKDFVHASPALVLVAGLGSLGLIIALAIYRHQHPVNLYLLFFFTLLEASTVAAAVTFYDYSVVLQAFVLTTAVFLALTVYTFQSKRDFSKYGAGLFACLWILILAGFLRLFFFNNTVELVFASAGAFLFCGFIIYDTHLLMHKLSPEEYVLASINLYLDIINLFLHILRILQSFNKK; this is encoded by the exons ATGGATCCGTACCCCAGATCGTCCATAGAAGATGACTTTAACTACGGGAGTAGTGTGGCGTCTGCCAGCGTCGATATTCGGATGG GATTTCTGCGGAAGGTGTATAGCATCTTGTCAGTCCAGATTATTCTGACCACTGTGATGTCTGCTGTTTTCATGTATAGTGATACAATCAAGGATTTTGTTCATGCAAG CCCTGCATTGGTGTTGGTAGCTGGTTTAGGATCTCTGGGTCTCATAATTGCTCTGGCAATCTACAGACATCAGCATCCTGTTAATCTGTatctcctgttttttttt ACCCTGCTGGAGGCTTCTACGGTGGCTGCTGCTG TCACTTTCTATGACTATTCGGTGGTTCTGCAAGCATTTGTTCTTACAACTGCTGTATTCCTTGCATTGACTGTCTACACGTTCCAGTCGAAGAGAGATTTCAGTAAATATGGAGCAGG TCTCTTTGCATGTCTGTGGATTTTGATCCTGGCTGGATTTTTAAGA CTGTTCTTCTTCAACAACACAGTGGAGCTTGTATTTGCATCTGCAGGCGCTTTCCTCTTCTGCGGCTTTATTATCTATGACACACATCTACTGATGCACAAACTTTCACCTGAAGAATATGTACTGGCTTCAATTAACTTGTACTTGGACATCATTAACCTCTTCTTACATATCCTCCGAATCCTGCAGTCGTTTAACAAAAAGTGA